The genomic region CAAAGAGCCTACTGGTTCGTCGATGGGTTTATTTCGCAGAGTGAGGTGACAGCTAGAATAGATGCACGTCCGCCACTTCCGCTACCTGGGTGTCTTCCTCCTGTTGATTCCGACGGTGTACCTGGCCGTCTTCGGGCTCGAACCAGTCATGCACCTCGAAACCGGGGTCTGGCTCGGGTTCAGTGTCCTGTCGGGGGTCGCGTTCGTCCTCGCCGGGCTCGACCGCGGGCCGTACTCGACCCGGACGCGACTCGCGGTCGCCTACCTGCTCGCCGGGGTCGGAGCCGGGTCGAATCTGGTGGCTGTCCTCGTCACGGGAGACTGGGGCGGTGCGGACGCCTTCGCGGTCACCATGGGTGTGACGGCGCTCTGTTTCCTGTACTTCGCGTACGCCATCGGGACCGACAACGGGGCCTTCGAGTTCGACTTCGAGGCGTGAGTCTCCCCGGCCGACTGGTCATATCGCCGAAACGTGTCAATCAATGTCCCACGTTACTTATCGTTCCCAATACTGTTCGGGACGTATGCGCCGACGTGTGTTCCTCCCCCTCGGGAGCATACTACTTCTGGCACCGCTCTGGCTGACGCTCGCGTTCGGGACCGACTGGAACGCGCACCCAGCGGTGGGTGTCCCGGTCGCCCTGCTCGTCGTCACGGCGGTGTCGCTCGGGCTCATCGGGGTCGACTCGCTGCGGGTCGACCCGACACAGCTCATACTCCTCGCACTGCTCAGTGCGGGTACTGCCCTGGTGGCGAACCCCTTCCTTGCGGTGGCCACGCAGACGCCCACGGACGTCTTCGGCCCGGTCGCCGCGCTCCTCGTCGGGGCGCTCTCGCTCTATCTCGCGGCGGTCTCGGTCGCCATCGAGCCGAACAGCGTCGTGGTCGGGGCCTGACGCCCGCCCGATTCCGTTCTCCTCCTCCTCCTTACTCCCGAACGAACGCCAGCAACAGCCCCAGCACCGGGAGGAGCAACAGCCCGCCCACGATGAACGGGACCCAGTGGAACGCGAAGGCGTAGAGCCCGGCCATCGCCGGGGGTCCCACCGTCCGGCCGAGGCTCCCGGCACCCTGGGTGACACCGAAGGCGCTGCCCTGTGATTCCGCGCTCGCCGACTTCGACACCAGCGCGCCCAGCGCCGCATTGAGTAGTCCATTTCCGAACGAGAGCAGCGGCAGGACGAGCACGACCGCCAGTGCGCCGGCCGGCAGTGGCCCGAGGCTCGGCAGGAGCGTCCCCAGCGTCGGCGCGAACGGGATGCTCGCGACGCCGAGGGCCAGCGCCGACCCGCCCAGGACAGCCATGCGCTCGTCGCCCAGTCGCCTCGAGACCTTCCCGACGAGGCCGGCCTGGACGATGACGCCGAGCACGCCCACGTAGGTCATGAACAGCGCGGCCTGCTCGGACTCGTAGCCGAAGGTGTCCGCGAGCCACGGGATGAACGCGATGGTGACACCCGAGAACGCGACCGAGACGAGGAAGAACGCGAGGACCAGTCCTCGCAGGTCGGGGTCGCCCAGCGCGTTGCGGAACTGCCCGACCAGCGTCTGGCGCTCCCCCGCGGGCCGTAACCGGTCGGGCTCGGGCAGGAACGCCAGCGCGACCCCCACGCCCAGCAGCGACATCCCGGCCGCGGCGAAGCTCGGGATGGAGAACTGGGTCACCGGAACCGCCGCCGGGAGCACGTCGCGCGCCACGGCCAGCACCGGGTCGCTGGCGAAGAATCCGCCGAGGGCCGGTCCGAAGATGAACCCCAGCGCGAACGACGCGCCGAGGATGCCCAGCGCCTTCGCCCGCTCCGCGGCCGGCGTCACGTCCGCGACGTACGCCTGCGCGGTCGCGATGTTCCCGCCCATCGCCCCGGCGAGCATCCGCGCCAGGAACAGCACCCAGAGCGCGCCCGCCAGCCCGAAGATGATCCACGCGACGACGCTCCCCAGGAGGGAGAGCACGAGGACCGGTCGCCGTCCCCGCTGGTCCGAGAGGCGACCGAGCCACGGCGCGGCCAGGAACTGCATGATGGAGTACGAGGCCGCGAGCAGCCCGATGAAGAAATCCGACACCGCGAACGACCGGACGTAAAAGGGCAGGATGGGGATGACGATGCCGAACCCCACGAGGTCGAGGAAGACCACGAGGACGACCACCGCCATGGCGCGCTTGCGGGGTATCTCCGTGGGGTCCGGGACCGCCTCCTGCGCGTGGGTCGCCGCCATTTGGTTGGGCGTCGCAGGGTGGCAGGTTAGGTGTTGGGTTGCTGTCGGGCGTTCGACGGGGTGGTTTCGATGTTCGCCGGTTGTCGGTAGAGTCTGGGTGGGTGACGGTCGCTGCTGACCCGGGTGTTCGTGACGACGAGCAGGTCACTCGCGCTGGTGCAATGGGGACCGCCCCGCACCACAGCCTCCCCAGCCGACTCCCTCCGTTCCGCTGTGCTTCACTCCCGTCGTCCCTCGCGCGGCACCGGCTCGTGGCCTCGCTCGCGCTCGGCACACTCACCAGCGCACGCCAGACCGTCGTCGAGACAGCAATCGCTGGCAGATGCATCTGCTGTTGGCGCGCGTGGTCGAGACCGGTGAGCGACAGCGAACCGTGTCGGTGGCGACGCGCGAGGGATGAGCACCGCAGCGAAGCGGAGCGTAGCGAGGAGCACAGTCGGCTGGGGAGGGCGAGGTGCGGTGCTGTGCGGGGCGGTTTCCACTGCCATCGGCGCGAGCACGCTGCTCGTCGAATCTGATTACGGTACCTGGTGGCCCCCGAAGGACTGCATCGACCGACTCGAAAATCGGTCGTTCACCTCGACGAACTCACGACTGCCAGGTCAGACAGGTCGCGGCCCAGGTGTAGCCGGTCCCGGCAGCCAGGAACAGCACCGAATCCCCACTAGCCACCAGCCCGCGCTCCAGCCCCTCAGACAGGGCCAGAATCTGGTCGGCGGACTGGACGTGGCCGTAGTCGTCGAGGTAGTAGCTCTCCGAGCCGGGGTCACACCCCAGCTCTTCACACAGTAACTCGTGGAACGACCGCTTCATGTGCGTCAGCGAGACGAAATCCACGTCCTCCACGCTGGAGCGCTCCATCGCGGTCTCGGCGACTTCGCGGAAGTTCGGGAGGCTGACCTCGGCGAGGCGTTCCTTCATGCCCTGCTGGTCGGGCACGTCGAGGGTATGCAGGCCGTGCTGGACCGTCTCGGCGCTGGCGGGGCGGGCCGAGCCACCGGCGGGCATCACCACGTCGCGGGAGAACGACCCGTCGGTGATTGCGGCGCTCTCGTGGACGTGGGCGCGAACCTGCCCCGGTTCAGCATCGGACTCCAGCACCATCGCGGTGGCCCCGGAACCGAAGTTGAACATGAACGAGGAGCGCTCATTGTCGTAGTCGACGAGGTCTTCCTCGCGGCTGGCCGTCACGAGCAGTGCGGTGTCGACGTGGTCGGCGAGCAGTTGCGCTTTGACCTGCCGGATGGCGATTGGCGCGCCGGCACAGAGCGAGTAGCTCTCGGTGGCGAACGCGTCCGAACAGCCCAGGCGGGCCGCGATGTCGGCCGCGGCCGACCAGACGACGTGGTCCTTGTACTCGCTGCCGTGGTAGAGCACGAGGTCCACCTCGTCCGGGTCCACCCCGGCGTCCGCGAGTGCGTCTCGGCCCGCCTCCACACACATGTCGCTGCAGTGGTCCGCCTCCGGTGGGCAGACGTGCTTCCGGCGCAGGCCCATCTTCTCGGTGACCACGTCCTCGGGAATCCCGCTCCGCGCGGCGATTTCCGCGCCAGAAACGGTCTGGTCGGGAACGTAGGTCCCGAAGCCGGTGAGGGCGACTGCCCCTGCGTACTCCTCCCGGCTCACTTCAGGTACCTCTGGATGTGCGCCGGCAGTCGCTTCGCGACCGTCCCACCGAGGCGCACCCGGAGCGTCCCGAGCAGGCCGTGGGGGACGTAGAGGACGAACACGACGAACAGCAGGCCGATGTAGAGGCCGGCCCGGCCGTTCAGGAACACCTCGATACCCTCACCGACGGTGAAGCCGTTCAGGAGCACCGTGTCGAGGGTGCCCTGGCCGAGGGTCTCGCGGAGGTACGGCAGGAGCCCGCCGCCCTCCTTCGAGAGGAACTCGTGCAGCCCCTCGTGGAACAGGCGACCGAACAGCGGCCCGGCGAGGGTGCCGAACCCGCCGATGATCGATGCCAGGAGCGCGTCACCCGCCGCGAGGAAGTAGAAGGAGTTCTCGGGGGCGACCGAGCCTTTGAACCCGGCGAGCAGGCCGCCACCGATGGCTCCGAAGAACCCGGAGATGGCGAACGCGCCCATCTTGACCCGGAAGGTGTCGTAGCCGACGGCGCGGGCGCGTTCCTCGTTCTCGCGGATGGCGACCATGGCGCGGCCGAAGGGCGAGTGGAGGATGCGCTGCATCGCGAAGTAACACACCACGACCACGAGACCGACCATGTAGTACGACACCTCGGTCGGGCCGAGCGCGATGGTGTGGCTGATGGGCGCCAGGAAGCCCAGTCCGGTGAGCTGGACGAAGTCCATCCCCCAGACGAACTGGTCGCCGAGCAGCCGCCCGATGCGCATGTTCAGCGCGTCGACGTAGGGCACGCCGATGGCGAAGCCCTCCTGGATGGAGGCGGAGACGCCGTCTTGCGGGCTGTCGGAGACGAAGTCCCAGTTCGAGAACAGCACGTAGAGGATCTGGGAGAATCCCAACGTGATCATCGCGAAGTACACCCCGGAGAGCCGGAACGACACCGCCCCGACGAGCAGGGCGAGCAGCGCCGCCAGGATACCGGCGACGACCAGGCTCACCATGAACGGGGTCTCCGGCCCCAGCACCGGTATCTTCCCGTTGGCTACGAGGATGACGAAGTACGCGCCGAGACCGTAGAAGGCCGCGTGGCCGAACGAGAGGTAGCCGGTGTAGCCGCTGATGAAATCGAACGACATGGCGAACAGGCCGAAGTAGAACACCGTGACCATGGTGTCCACGCGCGGCAGGAACATCGCCATCTCGGCGGCGACCGGGGATTCGAGCAGGAAGGTGTAGACGAACGGGTACAGTCCCAGCAGCACGATGACCGCGAGGTGGACAGACTGCTCGCGGGCGTACTGGAGCAGGTAGTGCTCGTCGGTCGATTCCGTGGTCTGCGTGGCCGACCCGGACCGTGTGGACTCCCCTGCCGGGGACTCCGCGGTCGCGTCGCTAATGGCCACCCACCTCCTCGACGCCGTAGAGGCCCTGCGGTTTCACGACCAGCATCACCACCAGGATGAGGAATATCATCAGCTCCGGCAACGCGGAGAAGCTGACGATGTTGCTGGTGAACAGTTCGGTCGTGACCGCGTCGACGAAGCCGACGAGGATGCCCGCGATGACGGTCCCCCGGAAGGTCCCGAGGCCGCCGACGATGACGACGACGAACGCGGGCAACAGCACCTCGGCCCCGAGGCCGATGCTGGCGGCCCACGCCACGTCCCACATCAGCAGCGTCCCGGCGATACCGGTGACGCCGACGCCGATGCCGAAGACGACGGTGAACGCCTGCCGGATGTTGATGCCGAGCGCCTCGGCCATCTCGGTGTCCTCGCTCCCGGCGCGGATGTAGAGGCCGTACCGGGTCTTCGTGAGGAACGCCCAGAGGCCGGCGACGACGACGGCCCCGAAGACGATCTCGAACAGTTCGAGCCCCTGCACACGTGCGCCGAGCACGAGGAAGCTGTTCTCCGGCGACAGGAGGTCGGGCTTCGTGCCGAGGGCCTCCTGCCAGTCCGTCGAGGGCTGGACGTCGTAGAACAGCAGCACCATCCGGAGCACCTCCTCGAGGACCAGCGTCACCCCGAAGGTGAGCAGTATCTGGTACAGCGGCGGCCGGTCGTACAGCGGCCGGATGAGCTTCACCTCGAGCAGGCTCCCGAAGCCGGTCAGGAGCGCGAACACGACGACGACCGCGACGAAGAACAACCCGAGCCGCGCCACGTCGCCGCTGGCCTGCGAGACGAGTGTCACCATCAGCAGGCCGCCGAGGTACGCCCCGATGGTCGTCAGCGAGCCGTGGGCGAAGTTGAGTACGCCCATCAGGCCGAAGATGAGGGTCAACCCGGCGGCGATCATGATGTAGAGCGACGCCTTCGCCAGCCCGTCGAGCACGATGCCGACGAGGACGCCGAGGTCGAGGAAGTGCAGGATGGCGTCGACGAAGGAGACCATGGGAATCACGTCAGGTACCTCCGTATCTCCTCGTCGTCCGCACTGACGCCGTCGGTGGTGTCCGAGTGGACGACCTGCCCGTTGTCCATCAGGTAGAACCGGTCGGCGAGGTCCATCGCCAGCGGGAAGTTCTGCTCGACGAGCAGGAGCGAGGCCTCCTCCGAGACCTCACGGAGCGCCTGCGCGACGTTCTCGACGATCTGCGGGGCGAGTCCCTCACTGGGTTCGTCTACCAGCAAGAGGTCGTTCTCGCCGACGAGCCCGCGGGCGATGGCGACCATCTGTTGCTGGCCGCCCGAGAGGTTCCCGGCCTTCTTCTCGCGGAACTCCACGAGGTCGGGGAACGCCGAGAACGCGGTGTCGAGGTGTGACTCGACGTCCTCGCCATCCTTGACCGCGACGCGGATGTTCTCCTCGACGGAGAGTTGCGAGAACATCCGGCGGTCCTCGGGAATCCAGCCCATGCCGGCGCGGGCGACCTCGTGGGTCGCCGAACCGGTGACGTCCTCGCCACGGAGGCGAACCGTCCCTTCCCGGGGCGGCGTGAGCTGGAGCGCGGTCCGGAGCGTCGTCGTCTTGCCGACGCCGTTTCGCCCGACGAGGGCGACCGTCTCACCGGGGTCGACGTGGAGCGAGACGCCCTCGAGGATGTGGCTCTCGCCGTAGTAGGTGTGGACGTCGGACAGTTCGAGCAGATGACTCCCCCTGTCGCTCGAACGATTTCCCCCGTCGGTCGTGCTGTCCTGTCCACCCGTGCTGGACTCGCTCATACGGCACCCCCTCCGGTACCGCCAGTCGTGCCGCTGTTCGAACTCGCGACGTGCTCGGCGTCGGCGTCGTAGCCGCCGAGGTACGCCTCCTGGACCGCCTCGTCCTCGCGGACGGCCTCGGGCTCACCGTCGGCGATGAGGCTGCCGCGGTGCAACACGGCGATTCGGTCGGCGAGGTCCATCACCACGTCCATGTTATGCTCGACGAGCAGGACGGCGTGGTCGCCCGCGACGTCCCGGATGAGGTCGACGATGTCGCCGACGCTCTCGGAGGAGACGCCCGCGGCGGGTTCGTCCAGCAGGAGCACGTCGGGGTCGCCCGCGAGGGCGATGCCGAGTTCGAGCTGGCGCTTCTCGCCGTGACTGAGGTTCTGTGCGACCGTCTCCGTCTTCCCACCAAGGCCGACCCGGTCGAGGATGGCCTCGGCCTCCGCGACGAACTCGGGGAACGCGTCGACGTTGCGCCAGAAGCGCACCGTCGCGTCGCTGTGGGCCTGGGCGGCCACGCGGACGTTCTCCAGGACCGTCGCGGTCGGGAAGACGTTCGTTATCTGGTACGAGCGGTGGAGCCCGACCGACGCGGTCTGGTCGGGCCCGTGGTCCGTGATGTCTCGCCAGTCGCCGTCGACGCGGAACTCGACGCGCCCCTCGGAGGGCGCGAGCGCCCCCGTGAGCAGGTTGAAGAACGTCGTCTTGCCGGCCCCGTTCGGGCCGATGAGCGCACAGCACTCGTCGTCCGCGAGCCCGAAGTCCACGCCGTCGACCGCCGTCACACCGCCGAACCGTTTCGTCAGGCCGCTCGTCCTGAGCAGCTGTGCGGCCATCGGCCTACAGCGAGCACCCCATCTGGTCCGACCCTTCAGGGATGGTGACCTCGTCCGCGCTGACCCGGGCGACCGGGTCGCCGGGCATGATGGCTGCGCCCCAGTTGGACTTCCACTGGTCGCTGGTCGGCACCGGGTACGCGACCGTCATCTCGGAGCGCGCCTGGCCGTTGTACTCCTGGTAGGTGTAGCCGTCGGGCCCCTTCGGGGTATCCGCGACGGTCATGCCGGTGAGCGCCTCCCGGATATCGACGCCCTCGGTCGACCCCGACACCTGCACCGCCTGGTGCAGCGAGGAGGCCGCGGTGAACGTCCCCGAGGTGAACAGGTCGGGCACCTTCCCGTAGGCGCTGGTGTACATGTCGACGAAGGCGCTGTTGATCTCGTTGTCGTACTGGTTCCAGTGGTAGCGGGTGGTGAACGGCCCGACCTCGGCGTCCTGGATCTTCTGGGTCGTCAGCGGCTTGCCGAGGATGTTCTGGAGGACCGACCCGACCACGGAGTTCGTGATCTCGGTGGCGAACCCACCGAAGACGCGCACGTCGTAGTTCGCGGCCGTGGTCATGAAGTTCGGCAGCGTCGCGACGGTGAACCCGCCGACGACGGCGTCTGCCCCCGAATCGACGGCGGCCTGGAACAGCCCGTCGAACTCGGAGTAGCCCTGCGGGACGAACCGTTCGCCCGTGATGGTGATGCCGTTCGCCTCGAGCACGTTCCGGTAGTTGTTGACGACGGCCTTCCCGAAGGAGTAGTCCGCGCCCATCAGGAACACCTTCTCGATGTCGGTCTCCTTGGCGACGTAGGTCCCGCCGGAGCGGGCGTCCATCGCGGTGTTCTCGTTCGCGCGGAACACCTGGTTCGAGCAGGTGCTCTCGCTGGAGGTGATGTCCGCCGACGCCGCGGGCCCGGCGATGAACGGGATGTCGACCGCCGGGGTCTTCACGACCGTCTCGATGACGCGGGTCGCCGAGGCCGAGGAGGTACAGCCGAACAGCACGTCGACCTCCTCGTTCTGGACGAGGTCGGTCGCGATCGTCTGGGCCTTGTCGGCCGAGAAGCCGGTGTCCTTGAAGTGCAGCTCCCAGGTCACGTCCCCATCCTCGACGGTCCGGGTGCCGGTCTTCACGTCGGTCAGCGGGTCGGTGTCGGTCCGGTAGGCCAGCCCCGAGAGGAAGCCCCAGATGGACTGCATCCCGTAGTACTGGAGGTCACCCGACATCGGCTGCATGACGCCGACCTTGACCGTCCCCGACGCCGACACGTCGGCCTGCGTCGTGGTCTTGGTTCCGCCACCGCCGCCACCGCCACCGTCGGTGGCCGTGGTGTCTGTCTCGGTCTCCTGTCCGCCACTCGTACACCCGGCGAGGCCGCCGACCCCGAGTGCACCCAACGTTCCCAGCATTCGTCTTCGTGAGATGTCCACGCGCGACATGTTAAGGTCTATCGGGGAATATTAGGCAATAATTACAAGGTTAACATATCAACCTCTGCCGAGAACGGGCCGTACTCCGGCGGTCGCCGCTACTCGTCGAGTTCCGAGAGTGCGTCGACCACGCGCTCGACCATCTTCTGTTGACCGCGCCGGAGGTTCTTCGACACCGCCGGTTTCGAGACGCCGAACTCGTCGGCGAGGTCGCCCAATGTGGTCTCCCGGGGGCTCTCGAAGTAGCCCTCGCTGGCGGCGGTCTCGAGGGTCTTCCGTTCGACGTCCGAGAGGTCGCGACAGCCGTCGATGAGCGACATGGCGGCACCCGCGTTCCGGACGATATCGTTCATCGAGGGGAGCGTGGTCGACTCCCGTTCGAGCACCTCGAACTCGTTGTGCTTCTCCAGTTCCGAGAGGGTGCCGTTCGCGCGCCCCTCGTCGTCGAACCCGACGTGCCACATCTCGCTGCCGTCCTCGATGTAGAACGGGCCGGTGATGTAGCCGTCGTTGCGGCGGATGGTCGCCATCGCGTCGGTCTGTCCCATCACGGTCCGCAGGTGCGCGACGTTCTCCCGCTTGGCGAGCAGGTCGATATCGTGCATCTGGCCGTGGTCCTGCAAGGCGTGCAGGCCGTTGTCGAGCGCGCCTCTATCCGCTCCTTCGACGACCATCCGACACTCCAGCTCCTCCGCGACCGGGTTGAACTCCCAGTGAGCGGCCGCGAAGGCGACGTCATGGTCCGCAGTGGTGTCGATGAACGGGCAGTCGTACTGCTCCATGTCCATCGAGATGTCTATCATGATAGTGTGTGACTAGTACACAGGCAACGGGCCGGGCGTTGATAAGGGTTTTCGTACTGGTAGCTCCATTCCGGTTACTGCTTTCGATGGCAAGCCTGCGAGGGTTTTTGCCGATACGGGCTAACGTCGAGATATGAATTCAACCCCGCAGTTCGTCGGCGTCGATGGGAGTCCCGACGGATGGGTGGCGGTGCGGTACAGCGAGGCTGGCTTCGAAGACGTGCAGCGATACGACGCCATTCAGGAGCTGTGGGAAGAGAATTCGGCAGCGGAGACGATTCTGGTGGACATTCCTATCGGGCTGGCGAAGGACGCGGCTGCGCGGGAGCCCGAGAAGGCAACCCGAGAGAAGTTGACGGGACGCACCAGCAGCGTGTTCAACGTCCCGATTCGCGGGGTGCTGGATATCGAGGACTACGACGAAGCCAACGAGGAACAGAAGGACGAGATAGACAAGGGACTCCAGAAGCAGACGTTCAACATCACCCCGCGTATCCGCGAGGTAGACGAGTTGTTGCTGGACGACAATTCGGACGCGACACAGGAAACGCTCCGAGAATCACACCCCGAAGTCTGCTTCTGGGCGTTTCATGGAGAACCGATGCAGTACTCGAAGACCGGGCAGCCAGCCGCCGCCTTCTGGGAGCGCGTCGAGGTGTTAAAAGAGGTCGACAACTCCTTCACCAGCAATCTTGCCACGGCCGGGGAGACAATTGTCGGATGGGGGAAACCCGAACTCTCCAACGACGACCTACTGGACGCCTTCGTGCTTGCGCTGACGGCGAAGCAGGGTCACGAAAACGACTACCAGACGCTGCCGGAGAAGCCGACGCGGGACGAAAAGGAACTCAACATGGAGATGGTGTACGCCCAGCCTGAGTCAGGGAACTGACTTTTTTCAGACACGGCCACCTACCGCCGGCCATGCAGGCACGAATCAGGTCGATCTACGGTGCGTTCCTCCTCGCACTCGCCGCCTCGATGGCCGTCCTCGTCCCCGACGCGCGGTCGGAGCCACTCACGGCGCTCTACGTCGTCCTGTTTGGACTCGCCGGTGTGTTGTATCTGGCGAGCAGTCACCCGCCGGCAGGGTTCGACCGATTCCAGTTCCGGGGTGCCGGCGAGGTGAGTCTCGGACTGGCCTTCTTCGTCATGGTGGTCGGCGGGGCGTTCGGGCCGGACCCGTGGTGGGCAACCGCCGTTCTCGGCACGCTCGTCGGCGTCTCGATGGTGTGGATAGGCGTCCAGCGCGTTCGCGGTGTCGCCAGTCCCGGGACGTCGTGGCCGTGGTGACCTACTCCCCGCCGAACCGCGCTTTCACGGCTTCACGGTCTATCTTTGACGGCCCCGAGGTCGGCATCTCGTCGACGAAGTCGAGGTGTCGGGGACGCTTGAACCGCGCCAGCTTCCCCTCCAGGAAGTCGGTCAGCTCCTCCAGCGTGAGGCTCGCGTCGCCTTCGACCACCGCCTTCCCGACCTGCCCCCACTGCTCGTCGGGGACGGGAATCACGACCACCTCCTCGACCTTCGGGTGCTTCGCAACCACGTCCTCGACCTCGGCGGGGTAGACGTTCTCGCCGCCCGAGACGTACATGTTCTTCTTGCGACCCTCGATGTAGACGTAGCCCTCGTCGTCCCGGCGGGCGAGGTCGCCGGTGCTGACCCAGCCCGAACCGAACGTCTCCGTGGTCTCCTCGGGTGCGTTCCAGTACTCGTGGGCGGCGTGCGGACTCCTGATCTCGAGTTCGCCGATGTCGCCGTCGGGGACCGCCTCGCCCTCGGAATCCACGATACGGATGTCCACGTGCATCGCGGGGACGCCGACGCTGTCGGCCTTCTCGTGGGGCCAGCCGTCGGGCATGGCGAAGTTGTTCGGGCCGCACTCGGTGAGGCCGTAGCCCTGCGAGAGGTCGACGCCGCGAGACCACCACTCCTCCATGACGGTCTCGCGGCAGGGGCCACCGCCCGACTTCGCGAACCGGAGCGTCGAGAGGTCGGCGGTCTCCCAGCCGTCGGCCTGGGTCATCATCCGCAGGACCGCGGGGACCGCCACGAGGACGGTCGCGTCGCGCTCGTCGACGATTCTGAGTACCTCCTCGGGGTCGAACTCGCGGGCGATGACGACCTCTGCACCGAGGTGGAAGAGGGGGACGGTGAGGACGTTCCAGCCGCCGGTGTGGAACATCGGGAACACCATCGGGGTCACGTCCTCGGGGCGCAGTCCCCACGCCGTGATGGTGTTGAACGAGTTCCAGACGATGCTCCCGTGCGTGATGACGGTCTCCTTGGGCGTGCCGGTCGACCCGCCGGTGTGCAGGAACAGGTGCGGGTCGTCCATGGACAGGTCGGCCGTCTCGACCGGCGAATCGTCGTCGGGACGGGCGTCGACCAGTCCCGGGAACTCCGAGTCGCCCAGCCCCAGTACCGGGCCGTCGTAGTCGCACGCGTCGTGGGCGAGGGCCTCGGTCAGCAGGTCGTCGAAGGGGCCTTCAACGACGACGAGCTCGGGCGCGACGTCCGCCAGCAGCGCGGCCAGTTCCCGCTTCGCGAGGCGGTGTGAGAGGGGGGCGAGCACGCCGCCGGTCTTCCCCGTCGCGAAGA from Haloarchaeobius sp. HME9146 harbors:
- a CDS encoding AMP-binding protein, translating into MHRSATPAEWVGAWSERRASLSPDAVGLRDATTGEAYTYAELDRRANRTARLLREHGVESRPETGSGEAGGRVVVLSRNRPELVDLFFATGKTGGVLAPLSHRLAKRELAALLADVAPELVVVEGPFDDLLTEALAHDACDYDGPVLGLGDSEFPGLVDARPDDDSPVETADLSMDDPHLFLHTGGSTGTPKETVITHGSIVWNSFNTITAWGLRPEDVTPMVFPMFHTGGWNVLTVPLFHLGAEVVIAREFDPEEVLRIVDERDATVLVAVPAVLRMMTQADGWETADLSTLRFAKSGGGPCRETVMEEWWSRGVDLSQGYGLTECGPNNFAMPDGWPHEKADSVGVPAMHVDIRIVDSEGEAVPDGDIGELEIRSPHAAHEYWNAPEETTETFGSGWVSTGDLARRDDEGYVYIEGRKKNMYVSGGENVYPAEVEDVVAKHPKVEEVVVIPVPDEQWGQVGKAVVEGDASLTLEELTDFLEGKLARFKRPRHLDFVDEMPTSGPSKIDREAVKARFGGE
- a CDS encoding DUF429 domain-containing protein; translation: MNSTPQFVGVDGSPDGWVAVRYSEAGFEDVQRYDAIQELWEENSAAETILVDIPIGLAKDAAAREPEKATREKLTGRTSSVFNVPIRGVLDIEDYDEANEEQKDEIDKGLQKQTFNITPRIREVDELLLDDNSDATQETLRESHPEVCFWAFHGEPMQYSKTGQPAAAFWERVEVLKEVDNSFTSNLATAGETIVGWGKPELSNDDLLDAFVLALTAKQGHENDYQTLPEKPTRDEKELNMEMVYAQPESGN